GCCTCAAATCTTCTTGCATACGGGCGAGTTCGTTTTCGATTGGAGCTTGACCGACACCGGTCTCTTCGGCCAGGCGGCTGCCCGCCACTTTTGAACTGCTCCTGACCATCTCGGCGGCCATCACGGCTCCAGCGGCTCCGACGCCCGCCAGCTTCAAAAATTTTCTTCTGTCGGAAATCGTCCTTGAGTTTTTCACAGGTGTTTCCATGATTTGTCCTCCTTTTTACTTCGTGATTGACGAGTGACAAGGGAAAACGCTTGTCACTCTTCTCTGAATCACTTCTCACACGACACCGCCATGCGATAGGGACTTGGCCCCAGGCGCCGGACTTGCTCGACCATTTCGGTCACCACCTGAGCGAAGCGTTGCCCTTCGGAAGCCGACACCCACTCCAGGCGAAATCGTTCCGGCTCGAGGCCGAAGTCCTCAAGCATCAACTCGATCGCCTCGGCGCGCGCCCTGGCCCGCAGATTACCCTCCAGGTAATGACAATCACCGGGATGGCAGCCGCAGATGAGCACGCCATCGGCGCCGCTCGTGAGCGCTTCAATGACGAAGTTGGGATGAATCATGCCGGTGCACTGCACGCGGATGATGCGGATGTTGGGCGGATACTGAATGCGCGATGTGCCCGCCAGATCCGCTCCGGCGTAGGCGCACCAGTAACAGCAAAACGTAATGATCAGCGGTTCAAATTGTTCGTCGTTCATGGGACAGCCCTTCGTAAAATTCCGCCCCAACGGATGAAAGGTTCCAGCGGATAAAACATCCGCTGGCACTTTTCATCCGCTGGCGATTTCATTGATCCACGCTTTCCGACCTGCCCACGGATGAAAGGTTCCAACGGATAAAACATCCGTTGGCACTTTTCATCCGCTGGCGACTTCATCCTACTCCCAATGCCGCCTTCACTTCCGCCAACAATTGCTCCGGTCGGAAGTGCCAGACAAAAATCGCCTTTTTCGGGCAGGTGGCCATGCACGTGCCACAGCCCTTGCAGATGGCCTCGTTCACTTCCACGCGCTTCTTCGTCTCACCGTTCACCTGGTATTCGACGAGTGTGATCGCCTTGAACGGGCAGGGATCAACGCAATAGGCGCAGCCATCGCAGTTCTCGGTGACGACGTGTGAGATCGTCGGCTCAAGCTCGATCGTGTCCTTCGAGAGAATCGTGGCGGCGCGCGCCGCCGCCCCGAGAGCCTGTGAGATCACCTCCTCGATGTCCAATGGAGAGTGGGCATTGCCGCAGAGGAAAATCCCATCAGTGGCGAAATCAAGCGGTCGCAGCTTCCGATGAGCTTCGAGGAAGAACTTGTCCTCGCTCAGCGGGACCTTGAGTAATTGCGCCAGCTCTTTGTTCTCATCGCGCGGAATCGTGGCGGCCGCCAGGATGACATGGTCCACAGGCAGTTCGATGGTCTCCCCGAGCGTTTCATCTCGCACGATCACGGCAAGCTTGCCGTTCCGCTTGACGACGGTGGGCGGACGATCATCGGCATAGCGAATGAAAGCGACGCCGAGCTTCCGCGCCTTCGTGTAATAGGTTTCGCGGAAGCCGTATGTGCGCATCTCTCGGTAGAGAACGTAGATTTGTGTGTCGGGATCGAGTTCCTTCAGCTTAAGCGCATGTTTGATCGTCTCCGAGCAGCAGGTGCGGCTGCAATACGGGCGCTCTTTGTTCCGCGAGCCCACGCATTGAATGAAGGCGACCGATTCCGCCTTGAATCCGTCGGTTGTGATCCGTTCTTCCAGCTCCTGATGGAGCATGACGCGGTCGTCTTGACCGTAGAGGAACTCCGTCGGCCTGTATGTCTCCGCTCCCGTCGCCACGATGATGACGCCATGGCGAATTTCTTGCGTCATGCCGTTGCCGTCCACCGAGATCTTCGACTCGAAGTTGCCGAGCGAGCCTTTGACCTCGAGGAGCTTGGCGTTGGTGTACACGCGGATATTCGGGTGGGTGATGACTGAGCCGATCAGTCTTTGTAGCGCCTCCTGCGGGTCTTCGCCGTTCAGAAGATAGCGGACACTCCTCAAGTATCCGCCGAGCTGTGCCTCCCTTTCAACCAGATGGACGGTGACGCCCTGATCAGCCAGCGCCAGCGCGGCCGTCATGCCTGCCAGGCCGCCGCCGATGACCAGCGCGTCGTGACACACCTTCAACGGACGCGGATAGAGCGGATCGTTGAGCTTCACCTTCGCCACGGCCATGCGTACGAGGTCTTTGGCTTTTTCCGTTGCCTTTTCCGGTTCGTGACTGTGCACCCAGGAGCAGTGTTCGCGGATGTTGGCCATCTCGAAGTAGTAGGGATTGAGGCCGGCGGCACGGACAGCGCTTCGGAACAAAGCTTCGTGCGTGCGCGGGGTACACGAAGCGACGACCACACGATTGAGCCCGTACTCTTTGATCTTTTGCTTGATGCGTTCGAGGCTATCGTTGGAGCACGTGTACAGGTTGTTCTCGGCATAGACGACGCCGGGCAACGTCCGGGCGTACTCGACCACCGCCGGGACGTTCACGACGCTGGCGATGTTCGTCCCGCAATGGCAGACGAAGACGCCAACGCGTGGCTCCTGTCCCCGCACGTCAATTTCCGGAGGATAGACCGTTGGAGCGATGAGACTGCCCCGCGCTTCGCCAAGCAATGCCATGACCTTTGCTGCTGCCGCCGACGCTTGCGAGACCGTCTCCGGGATGTCTTTCGGTTCGGTGAAAGGACCGGCCACGAAAATTCCTTCGCGTCCTGTGTCCACCGGACTGAAGACGGATGTCTGGCAAAAGCCAAATTGATTCAGCCGGACGCCAAATGTCTCGGCAATCTTCCGAACGCTCTTTGGCGGCTGCATGCCGACGGAGAGAACGACGAGGTCATATTCCTTCGACACCTTTCGATCATCGTCGGTGAGATAGGTGATCCTCAGATTCTTCGTCTCCGGCACTTCTTCGATCTTCGGCACGCGGCAGCGGATGTAGTTGACGCCCAACTTCCTGGCCGTCTCGTAGTAGGCCTCGAAGCCTTTGCTGAACGCCCGGATGTCCATGAAGAAGATGTCGCACTGGAGGTCCTCGCCGGCATGTTCCTTGGCGATGATGGCCTCTTTGGTGGCGTACATGCAGCAGACGGCCGAACAATAGTCGCGCTCGTAGTCGCGCGAGCCGACGCACTGGATGAAAGCGATCCGTTTGGGTGGCTTCAAGTCCGACGGACGGAGCACCTTTCCCTCGTAGGGGCCGGAGGGAGAAAGGATGCGCTCGAACTGAAGCGAGGTGATGACGTTGGGATAGCGTCCATAGCCGAAGTCGTTGTTCGCCCTCGGCTCGAAGATCTCATAGCCCGGTGCGAGGATGACGGCGCCGACGTTGAGCTGAATGGTTTCGTCCTTTTGATCGTAGCGAATCGCTTTCGCTTCGCACACGACGTCGCAGATGCCGCAGGCGTTGTACTTCAGGTGCACGCAGGCCTGGGGGTCAATGGCCGGTTTGTTGGGGATCGCTTGAGGATAGTAGATCGAAACGGCCGGGCGTTCGTTGAGACCCATGTTGTAGGGATTGAGGATTGGAATGGGGACGGTGGGGGAGGTCAGGCTTCGAACTTTCTTCCCGACCGGGCAGATGAAATCGCAGGCGCCGCAGGTCCAGCACATCGGATTGTGCTTGCCGAATGGCGGCTCCAGTTTCTTCCTCGGACCCCGGCCGGTGAACCCGATGGCGCTTCGTCCCATGCGCTCCTGACACATGCGCACGCACAGTCCGCAGTAGATGCAATCGTCGTACTTCTTCTTGATGCGCGGCTCATGAACTCCGTACTCAGCGGCGATTCTTTGGATCACCTCCGAATCGGGACAACGGGCCAGCAAAAGTTCCGCTGTGATCTTTCGGGCTCGCCGGACGCGCTCCGTATCAGTGAAGACGCTGATGCCCTCAAGCGCCGGATAGGAACAGGATGCCTGAACCGTCGGCGCTCGGCCCGGCACATGAACTTCCACGACGCAGAGCCGACACGCGCCGTAAGGCGTGAGCGCCTTATGATAGCAAAGCGTCGGCACCCGCAGCCCGCATTTCTCGATGGCTGTGAGGAGATTCGTCCCCTCCGGCACGTCAACCGGCTGATTGTTGATCGTCAGACGGATCATGACTGATCACCTCAATCGCTATGCACGCTTTCAAAGCGAAAACAAACCTCGGGGTGAGTTGCTCTCAGGCAACGGATCGTCTCCTCAATGTCCCCCAGAGG
This genomic interval from Blastocatellia bacterium contains the following:
- a CDS encoding twin-arginine translocation signal domain-containing protein, encoding METPVKNSRTISDRRKFLKLAGVGAAGAVMAAEMVRSSSKVAGSRLAEETGVGQAPIENELARMQEDLR
- a CDS encoding hydrogenase iron-sulfur subunit, giving the protein MNDEQFEPLIITFCCYWCAYAGADLAGTSRIQYPPNIRIIRVQCTGMIHPNFVIEALTSGADGVLICGCHPGDCHYLEGNLRARARAEAIELMLEDFGLEPERFRLEWVSASEGQRFAQVVTEMVEQVRRLGPSPYRMAVSCEK
- a CDS encoding FAD-dependent oxidoreductase, whose product is MIRLTINNQPVDVPEGTNLLTAIEKCGLRVPTLCYHKALTPYGACRLCVVEVHVPGRAPTVQASCSYPALEGISVFTDTERVRRARKITAELLLARCPDSEVIQRIAAEYGVHEPRIKKKYDDCIYCGLCVRMCQERMGRSAIGFTGRGPRKKLEPPFGKHNPMCWTCGACDFICPVGKKVRSLTSPTVPIPILNPYNMGLNERPAVSIYYPQAIPNKPAIDPQACVHLKYNACGICDVVCEAKAIRYDQKDETIQLNVGAVILAPGYEIFEPRANNDFGYGRYPNVITSLQFERILSPSGPYEGKVLRPSDLKPPKRIAFIQCVGSRDYERDYCSAVCCMYATKEAIIAKEHAGEDLQCDIFFMDIRAFSKGFEAYYETARKLGVNYIRCRVPKIEEVPETKNLRITYLTDDDRKVSKEYDLVVLSVGMQPPKSVRKIAETFGVRLNQFGFCQTSVFSPVDTGREGIFVAGPFTEPKDIPETVSQASAAAAKVMALLGEARGSLIAPTVYPPEIDVRGQEPRVGVFVCHCGTNIASVVNVPAVVEYARTLPGVVYAENNLYTCSNDSLERIKQKIKEYGLNRVVVASCTPRTHEALFRSAVRAAGLNPYYFEMANIREHCSWVHSHEPEKATEKAKDLVRMAVAKVKLNDPLYPRPLKVCHDALVIGGGLAGMTAALALADQGVTVHLVEREAQLGGYLRSVRYLLNGEDPQEALQRLIGSVITHPNIRVYTNAKLLEVKGSLGNFESKISVDGNGMTQEIRHGVIIVATGAETYRPTEFLYGQDDRVMLHQELEERITTDGFKAESVAFIQCVGSRNKERPYCSRTCCSETIKHALKLKELDPDTQIYVLYREMRTYGFRETYYTKARKLGVAFIRYADDRPPTVVKRNGKLAVIVRDETLGETIELPVDHVILAAATIPRDENKELAQLLKVPLSEDKFFLEAHRKLRPLDFATDGIFLCGNAHSPLDIEEVISQALGAAARAATILSKDTIELEPTISHVVTENCDGCAYCVDPCPFKAITLVEYQVNGETKKRVEVNEAICKGCGTCMATCPKKAIFVWHFRPEQLLAEVKAALGVG